The Acidobacteriota bacterium genome has a segment encoding these proteins:
- a CDS encoding NAD(P)/FAD-dependent oxidoreductase encodes MSKQYDVVIVGGGHNGLTAAAYLAKSGKKVLVLEAKPILGGAAVTEEINPGFKYSTCAYVSSCLSESAVSDLDLAKHGLKVTPFAGSFMPLPDGRSLFLWRDDEAKTQEEIAKFSKKDAERLPEYAALIGRLQNFVWPILESPPPDVTEAGFSMLEMLAPALRFRRLSEKDMYELMRITTMTAEDYLGEWFESDVVKTSLGTSIIISVLGPKSPGSAYLLLHTNWGGKWSGLPHGGMGGVSGAIASAAKGFGAEIRTEAPVAKIRVQNGTATSVVLESGEEISGRAVISGTDVKRTFNKLVDSSHLDPKFLWHVRNFKMNGFSAKVNLSLSELPDFTCRPGKEAPHHRGDIVISGSFEYMERAFDNAKYGRFPKAPVLDVVIPSTTDPTLAPKGKHVMSIYTHYVPYDLKEGKWEDRREELGDVVVNTLAKYAPNIKSAILHRHVLTPLDIEKEYLITRGDNELGAITLDQLIFLRPVPGYARYRMPVKNLYLCSGSTHPGGGVMCISGRNAAKEILKDFRSGRL; translated from the coding sequence ATGAGCAAACAGTACGACGTCGTCATAGTTGGAGGAGGCCACAACGGCCTCACGGCCGCAGCCTACCTGGCGAAGAGCGGAAAGAAGGTTCTGGTCCTCGAGGCGAAGCCCATCCTGGGCGGCGCGGCGGTGACGGAGGAGATTAATCCGGGGTTCAAGTACTCCACGTGCGCCTACGTCAGCTCGTGTCTCTCCGAATCCGCCGTCAGCGACCTGGATCTCGCAAAGCACGGACTGAAGGTTACTCCCTTTGCGGGCAGTTTCATGCCCCTGCCCGACGGGAGGTCTCTCTTTTTGTGGCGCGATGATGAAGCGAAAACCCAGGAGGAGATCGCGAAATTTTCCAAGAAAGACGCGGAGAGGCTCCCCGAGTACGCCGCTCTGATCGGCCGCCTGCAGAACTTTGTCTGGCCCATTCTCGAGTCCCCGCCGCCGGACGTCACCGAAGCCGGCTTTTCGATGTTGGAGATGCTGGCCCCGGCGCTCCGCTTTCGCAGGCTCTCGGAGAAGGACATGTACGAGCTCATGCGTATCACGACCATGACCGCGGAGGACTACCTGGGCGAGTGGTTCGAATCGGACGTTGTGAAGACCTCTCTCGGCACAAGCATCATCATCTCGGTCTTGGGCCCGAAATCCCCGGGCTCGGCCTACCTCCTGCTGCACACCAACTGGGGCGGTAAGTGGTCGGGCCTTCCGCACGGCGGCATGGGCGGCGTGAGCGGTGCCATCGCAAGCGCCGCAAAGGGCTTCGGAGCCGAGATCCGCACGGAGGCGCCCGTTGCGAAGATTCGGGTCCAAAACGGCACGGCGACAAGCGTGGTGCTGGAAAGCGGCGAGGAGATTTCCGGCAGGGCCGTTATCTCGGGCACCGATGTGAAGCGGACGTTTAACAAGCTGGTCGATTCCTCTCACCTCGACCCCAAGTTTTTGTGGCATGTGCGCAATTTCAAGATGAACGGCTTTTCCGCGAAGGTCAACCTCTCACTGAGCGAGTTGCCGGACTTCACCTGCAGGCCCGGCAAGGAGGCGCCCCACCATCGCGGCGATATCGTCATTAGCGGCAGCTTCGAGTACATGGAGCGCGCTTTCGACAACGCAAAATACGGCCGCTTCCCGAAGGCGCCCGTCCTCGACGTGGTCATCCCCTCGACTACGGACCCGACCCTAGCCCCCAAGGGCAAGCACGTCATGTCCATCTACACCCACTACGTCCCGTACGATCTCAAGGAAGGAAAGTGGGAAGACCGGCGCGAGGAACTGGGAGACGTGGTCGTCAACACCCTGGCCAAGTACGCCCCCAACATCAAGAGCGCCATCCTGCACCGCCACGTGCTGACGCCGCTCGACATTGAAAAAGAATACCTGATTACAAGAGGGGACAACGAGCTTGGCGCGATTACCCTCGACCAGCTTATTTTCCTGCGCCCCGTTCCCGGCTATGCGCGCTACCGCATGCCCGTCAAGAACCTCTACCTCTGCAGCGGAAGCACGCATCCCGGGGGCGGCGTCATGTGCATTTCGGGCCGAAACGCCGCAAAGGAAATCCTCAAAGACTTTAGAAGCGGGAGACTATAA
- a CDS encoding NAD(P)/FAD-dependent oxidoreductase codes for MGDAYDVIVVGGGHNGLTAAAYLAKNGKKVLVLERRHIVGGCAVTEEVYPGFKYTVLSYVVSLLRPEVIRYLELPRHGLDVIPLVNSFLPLPDGNHLFLSGDEDENHRQVSRFSRHDADALPEFQELMEDLAWFVQPVLSMVPPDPRSYRPSELGKLFRLGKRFRELGEDSFFFTKLLSMSVLDFLDMFFESDVIKAQMCTGGIVGASLGPRSPGTATVLLHLFMGGTEETAGEWGFARGGMGAVSEAIASSARSLGVEIRTEAPVAKILVRDGTAKGVVLESGEEIRAKAVASGVDPKRTFLKLLDREEVPPEFLEKIRNFRLGGGAAKVNMALDGLPDFTALPGDGAHLRGDIMIAPSTDYLERAYDDAKYGKFSRKPFMEIVIPSLLDPTLAPPGKHVMSVEAQYTPYELKAGHWNDHREALGDTVVETLSEYAPNLKDIILHRQVVTPWDMEQEYGLTEGTVYIGELTPDQMFMLRPVPGWARYRMPVDKLYLCGGGAHPGGGVMGAPGRLAALEMLKDFGSGSL; via the coding sequence GTGGGTGACGCATACGACGTTATCGTCGTAGGAGGGGGCCACAACGGCCTGACGGCCGCGGCCTATTTGGCAAAAAACGGAAAGAAGGTGCTTGTGCTCGAACGAAGGCACATCGTGGGCGGCTGCGCCGTCACGGAAGAGGTATATCCCGGGTTCAAATACACGGTCTTGTCGTACGTGGTGAGCCTGCTGCGGCCCGAGGTCATCCGGTACCTTGAGCTTCCCAGGCACGGCCTCGACGTCATTCCCCTGGTAAACAGCTTTCTCCCGCTGCCGGACGGGAACCACCTCTTCCTCTCGGGGGACGAAGATGAAAACCACAGGCAGGTCAGCCGCTTTTCCCGGCACGACGCGGACGCCCTTCCGGAGTTCCAGGAGCTCATGGAGGACCTTGCGTGGTTCGTTCAGCCGGTCCTTTCCATGGTTCCGCCCGACCCGAGGTCGTATCGACCGAGCGAGCTCGGCAAGCTCTTTCGCCTCGGGAAGCGCTTCCGGGAGCTCGGCGAGGACTCCTTCTTCTTCACCAAGCTCTTGAGCATGAGCGTGCTCGATTTTCTGGACATGTTTTTCGAATCGGACGTCATAAAGGCCCAGATGTGCACCGGCGGGATCGTCGGCGCTTCCCTGGGTCCCCGCTCTCCCGGGACGGCCACCGTGCTCCTTCACCTCTTCATGGGGGGGACGGAAGAGACCGCCGGCGAGTGGGGCTTTGCCCGCGGGGGCATGGGGGCCGTGAGCGAGGCCATCGCCTCGTCTGCGCGGAGCCTCGGCGTCGAGATTCGCACGGAGGCGCCGGTAGCGAAGATTCTCGTCCGAGACGGCACGGCGAAGGGCGTGGTGCTCGAGAGCGGCGAGGAGATTCGCGCCAAGGCCGTCGCCTCGGGCGTGGACCCCAAGCGCACGTTCCTGAAGCTGCTCGACCGGGAGGAAGTTCCTCCGGAGTTTTTGGAAAAAATTCGAAATTTCAGGCTGGGCGGCGGCGCGGCCAAGGTCAATATGGCCCTCGACGGGCTTCCGGATTTCACCGCTCTTCCCGGAGACGGCGCGCACCTGCGGGGGGACATCATGATAGCTCCGAGCACCGACTACCTGGAGCGCGCCTACGACGACGCCAAGTACGGAAAATTTTCCCGGAAGCCCTTCATGGAGATAGTAATCCCGTCGTTGTTGGACCCCACGCTGGCTCCCCCCGGAAAGCACGTGATGTCCGTTGAGGCCCAGTACACTCCCTACGAGCTCAAGGCCGGCCACTGGAACGACCACCGCGAGGCGCTCGGCGACACGGTGGTGGAAACCCTGAGCGAGTACGCGCCCAACCTGAAGGACATAATCCTGCACCGCCAGGTCGTCACGCCCTGGGACATGGAGCAGGAGTACGGCCTCACGGAAGGCACCGTCTACATCGGCGAGCTTACGCCGGACCAGATGTTCATGCTGCGCCCCGTGCCGGGCTGGGCGCGGTATCGCATGCCCGTGGATAAACTCTACCTGTGCGGCGGCGGCGCCCACCCCGGGGGCGGGGTGATGGGGGCGCCGGGACGCCTGGCTGCCCTGGAAATGCTCAAGGACTTCGGGAGCGGGAGTCTCTGA
- the pilM gene encoding type IV pilus assembly protein PilM, translating into MALFGFGAKKDLVGLDIGSSAIKVAELEELRKGRGYKLVNFGVEHIPPEAIVDGSILDASLVIEAVQKIFEVRKIKARQVAINVSGSAVTIKRISLPPMSYEELAESINLEAEQYLPFGIDDVNFDFRIMEKKVVEEGENMDVLLVAAKKDKVNDYVSVVSQAGLTPMVVDADVFALQNCYEINHAVEDVPTVLVDVGASVTNVNIMEGSNSVFWRDLNIGGNKYNEILQRELQLTEEQAEQVKKGDTSQASVPVEQAVPVINSVNEDVVKEVSRTMDFCRQSTLDKPPEKVILSGGAARVMNLDKFLSDTLKAPVEILNPFAHVYVDPKKFDFEWLAQYVPASSVAVGLATRRVGDY; encoded by the coding sequence ATGGCACTATTTGGATTTGGTGCAAAGAAAGACCTTGTAGGCCTTGATATAGGTAGCAGCGCCATAAAGGTGGCTGAGCTCGAAGAGCTCAGGAAAGGGCGCGGCTACAAGCTCGTCAATTTCGGCGTCGAGCATATCCCTCCCGAAGCCATTGTGGACGGCTCCATCCTGGACGCCTCTCTGGTTATCGAGGCCGTCCAGAAGATTTTCGAAGTGCGAAAAATCAAGGCCCGCCAGGTGGCCATCAACGTCTCCGGCTCCGCCGTGACGATCAAGCGCATCTCGCTTCCCCCGATGTCCTACGAGGAGCTCGCCGAGTCCATCAATCTCGAGGCCGAGCAGTACCTGCCGTTCGGGATTGACGACGTGAACTTTGACTTCCGCATCATGGAGAAGAAGGTCGTCGAGGAAGGGGAGAACATGGACGTTCTCCTCGTGGCGGCCAAAAAAGACAAGGTGAACGACTACGTGAGCGTGGTTAGCCAGGCGGGCCTGACGCCCATGGTGGTGGACGCGGACGTGTTCGCCCTGCAGAACTGCTACGAGATAAACCACGCGGTCGAGGACGTGCCCACGGTGCTTGTGGATGTGGGAGCCAGCGTGACAAACGTCAACATCATGGAGGGGAGCAACTCCGTTTTCTGGCGTGACCTCAACATCGGAGGCAATAAGTACAACGAGATTCTCCAGCGCGAGCTTCAGCTCACGGAGGAGCAGGCCGAGCAGGTGAAGAAGGGAGACACCTCACAGGCGAGCGTTCCCGTCGAACAGGCCGTTCCTGTCATCAACAGCGTGAACGAGGACGTGGTTAAGGAGGTCTCCCGCACCATGGACTTCTGCCGCCAATCCACGCTTGACAAGCCCCCCGAAAAGGTCATCCTTTCCGGCGGTGCGGCGCGCGTCATGAATCTTGATAAGTTCCTGAGCGATACGCTTAAGGCACCCGTGGAGATCCTCAATCCCTTCGCCCATGTGTACGTGGATCCCAAGAAATTCGACTTTGAGTGGCTGGCCCAGTACGTGCCCGCTTCGAGCGTCGCCGTGGGGCTTGCCACGCGCCGCGTAGGAGACTACTAG
- a CDS encoding NAD(P)/FAD-dependent oxidoreductase, translating into MSKQYDAIVVGGGHNGLTTAAYLAKSGKKVLVLEAKPIVGGTAVTEEIYPGFKYSTCAYICEWLSPDVVRDLQLAKHGLDIVPFPGLFTPMPDGRYFFLSDDMKKSQEEIAKFSKKDAEKYPEYHALIQRLWSFVHSVLASPPPDITATGFSSMREMLAPLIRFRRLGEKDMYELMRLTSMSIEDYLDEWFETDVLKATLTNCLLAPLLGPKSPGTAYFLLHYHSGDPGSGYPRGGMGSVSNAIASAAKGYGAEIRTEAPVAKIVVRNDTATGVVLESGEEISGKIVVSATDAHRTFLKLIDPAWLDPKFLWNIRNFKMTGISAKINLALDGLPEFTCLPGNGPHMRGYIVGTPSMEYWERAFDDAKYGRFPKAPFYEMNILSLSDPSVAPEGKHVASVFVYYVPYDLKEGNWDDRREELGDLVIDGFAKYAPNLKKLILHRQVLTPLDLERNYGLTRGDNEHGEVRLEQLLFMRPVPGWARYRMPIDNLYMCGASTHPGGGITAMPGRNAAQMILKDFGSGVI; encoded by the coding sequence ATGAGCAAACAGTACGATGCCATCGTCGTGGGAGGAGGCCACAACGGCCTCACGACCGCGGCCTACCTTGCAAAGAGCGGAAAGAAGGTTCTGGTCCTCGAGGCGAAGCCCATCGTGGGCGGCACGGCGGTGACGGAGGAAATTTATCCGGGGTTCAAGTACTCCACGTGCGCCTACATCTGCGAGTGGCTGTCCCCCGACGTCGTCCGAGACCTGCAGCTCGCGAAGCACGGCCTGGATATCGTTCCCTTCCCGGGCTTGTTCACGCCCATGCCCGACGGCAGGTATTTCTTTTTGTCGGACGATATGAAGAAATCTCAGGAGGAGATAGCGAAATTCTCCAAGAAGGACGCGGAGAAGTACCCCGAATACCACGCTCTGATTCAGCGCCTGTGGAGCTTTGTTCACAGCGTCCTTGCGTCCCCGCCGCCGGACATCACAGCGACCGGATTCTCCTCCATGCGGGAGATGCTGGCCCCGCTGATTCGCTTCCGCAGGCTCGGAGAGAAGGACATGTACGAGCTCATGCGGCTCACGTCCATGAGCATCGAGGATTACCTGGACGAGTGGTTCGAGACGGACGTTTTGAAGGCGACGCTCACCAACTGCCTCCTCGCCCCCCTGCTGGGGCCGAAATCCCCGGGCACGGCCTACTTCCTGCTGCATTACCACTCGGGCGATCCCGGCTCGGGCTATCCGCGCGGGGGCATGGGCTCGGTGAGCAACGCCATCGCAAGCGCGGCAAAGGGCTACGGCGCCGAGATCCGCACGGAGGCGCCCGTTGCGAAGATTGTCGTCCGAAACGACACGGCGACCGGCGTGGTGCTGGAGAGCGGCGAGGAGATTTCCGGAAAAATCGTCGTCTCGGCCACCGATGCGCACCGGACCTTCCTGAAACTGATCGATCCCGCCTGGCTCGACCCCAAGTTCTTGTGGAACATCCGCAATTTCAAGATGACCGGCATTTCGGCCAAGATAAACCTGGCCCTGGACGGGCTTCCGGAATTCACGTGCCTTCCTGGAAACGGCCCGCACATGAGGGGGTACATCGTGGGGACTCCCAGCATGGAGTACTGGGAGCGCGCTTTCGACGACGCCAAGTACGGCCGCTTCCCGAAGGCGCCCTTCTACGAGATGAACATCCTCTCGCTCAGCGACCCGAGCGTCGCTCCCGAGGGCAAGCATGTCGCGTCCGTCTTCGTCTACTACGTCCCGTACGATCTCAAGGAAGGAAACTGGGACGACCGGCGCGAGGAGCTGGGAGACCTGGTCATCGACGGCTTTGCCAAGTACGCCCCCAACCTCAAGAAACTCATCCTGCATCGCCAGGTTCTGACGCCGCTCGACCTGGAGAGAAACTACGGCCTCACCCGGGGGGACAACGAGCATGGAGAGGTCCGGCTCGAGCAGCTCCTGTTCATGCGCCCCGTTCCGGGCTGGGCGCGCTACCGCATGCCGATTGATAACCTTTACATGTGCGGGGCGAGCACGCACCCCGGAGGCGGCATCACGGCCATGCCGGGCCGGAACGCCGCACAGATGATTCTCAAGGACTTTGGGAGCGGCGTGATCTGA
- a CDS encoding NAD(P)/FAD-dependent oxidoreductase has translation MGGPYDTIVVGGGHNGLVAAAYLAKGGLKVLVLERRHLLGGCTVTEEIFPGFKFSVLAYVVSMMRPEIVRELELKNHGYDLIPVDTSFLPLSDGNYLIFREGEEENKREISRFSRRDADVFPEYYRHVGKLAKFVQPVLSMVPPDPTSFRPSELRKFIDLGKRFRALGNDSYSFIELMTMSSFDFVSMFFESEIMRGCLGASGISGTFLGVRSPGTAYVLLHHNMGEVDGGTGEWGFPRGGMGAVAEAIASSARSFGAEIRTEAPVSKILVRNGKAAGVVLESGEEILSKSVATAVDPKRTFLKMLGPDSVPSAFLEKIRKYNTRAASGKVNLALSGLPDFKSLPGDGPHLRGFIMVAPSPDYLERAYDDAKYGNFSRKPYLDITIPSLTDPSLAPPGKHVMSVNVRYAPDKLKDGDWNDQREALGDTVVNTISEYAPNLKDIILHRQVLTPLDFEQVFGLTDGNIFHGEITAEQIFMLRPVPGWAQYRMPVNRLYMCGSGAHPGGGVMGAPGRLAALEMLKDFGNGRL, from the coding sequence ATGGGCGGCCCGTATGACACTATTGTCGTAGGCGGCGGCCACAACGGCCTCGTGGCCGCCGCCTACCTGGCGAAGGGCGGATTGAAGGTTCTGGTTCTCGAGCGGCGCCACCTGTTGGGCGGCTGCACCGTGACGGAGGAGATTTTTCCCGGGTTCAAGTTCTCCGTTCTGGCGTACGTGGTGAGCATGATGCGGCCCGAGATCGTCCGGGAGTTGGAGCTTAAGAACCACGGCTACGACCTCATCCCGGTGGACACCAGCTTTCTCCCTCTGTCGGACGGAAACTACCTCATCTTCCGGGAGGGCGAGGAGGAAAACAAGAGGGAGATAAGCCGCTTTTCCCGGCGCGACGCGGACGTTTTTCCGGAATACTATCGGCATGTCGGGAAGCTCGCCAAGTTCGTTCAGCCGGTCCTTTCCATGGTTCCTCCCGACCCGACGTCGTTTCGTCCGAGCGAGCTTCGCAAGTTCATCGACCTCGGAAAGCGCTTCCGGGCGCTTGGAAACGATTCCTACTCCTTCATCGAGCTCATGACCATGAGCTCTTTTGACTTTGTGAGCATGTTCTTCGAATCGGAGATTATGAGGGGCTGCCTGGGGGCAAGCGGCATAAGCGGCACGTTCCTGGGCGTCCGCTCACCCGGGACGGCCTACGTGCTCCTTCACCACAACATGGGGGAAGTGGACGGGGGGACCGGCGAGTGGGGCTTTCCGCGCGGGGGCATGGGGGCCGTGGCCGAAGCTATCGCCTCGTCGGCAAGGAGCTTCGGCGCCGAGATTCGCACGGAGGCGCCGGTTTCGAAGATTCTTGTCCGAAACGGCAAGGCGGCGGGCGTGGTGCTCGAGAGCGGCGAGGAGATTCTCTCGAAGTCGGTCGCCACGGCCGTGGACCCGAAGCGCACGTTCCTGAAGATGCTCGGCCCCGACAGCGTTCCTTCGGCGTTTTTGGAAAAAATTCGAAAATACAACACGCGGGCCGCCTCGGGGAAGGTCAACCTGGCCCTGAGCGGGCTTCCGGACTTCAAGAGCCTTCCCGGAGACGGGCCGCACCTGCGGGGCTTCATTATGGTCGCCCCGAGCCCCGACTATCTGGAGCGCGCCTACGACGACGCCAAGTACGGGAACTTTTCGCGCAAGCCTTACCTCGACATCACGATTCCCTCTTTGACGGATCCGTCGCTCGCGCCGCCCGGAAAGCACGTCATGTCCGTCAACGTCCGGTACGCCCCCGACAAGCTCAAGGACGGCGACTGGAACGACCAACGCGAGGCGCTCGGCGATACGGTCGTCAACACCATCAGCGAGTACGCGCCCAATTTGAAGGACATCATTCTGCACCGCCAGGTGCTCACGCCCCTGGATTTCGAGCAGGTGTTCGGCCTCACGGACGGCAACATTTTCCACGGCGAGATCACGGCCGAGCAGATTTTCATGCTGCGACCCGTGCCGGGCTGGGCGCAGTACCGGATGCCGGTGAACCGTCTTTACATGTGCGGCTCCGGCGCCCATCCGGGGGGCGGCGTCATGGGAGCGCCGGGACGCCTGGCCGCGCTTGAGATGCTCAAGGATTTCGGAAATGGTAGACTTTAA
- a CDS encoding NAD(P)/FAD-dependent oxidoreductase — protein sequence MAKTYDTVVIGGGHNGLIAAAYLAKAGKSVLVLERRHILGGATVTEEVYPGFKYTTLSYVVSMLRPEIIRDLELAKYGLQIIPLASTFTPLPDGNYFCIWDEEEKTLAEVRRFSGNDADAFAEFDRLMTQLARFVKNFLNMVPPDPRSFRPRELRKFLDLGKRFQALGDNSFTFAKLMTMSAMEFLDMFFETDVIKAQMATAGIIGTCLGIRSPGTAYVLLHHYMGQVDGATTAWGIPRGGTGAVPESIAASARNLGAEIRVEAPVAKILVKGGKAAGVVLESGEEIRAKTVATSVDPHVTFIKLLDSKHVPDDFLEYIRRYKYRGSSGKVNMALDGFPTFTGLPKDMHLRAADISISPSSEFLERAYDDAKYGEFSKEPFCEVCIPTTVDPTMAPPGKHVMSVFVQYAPYELKKGLKWDEKYREAFGDAVVNAIAKYSPDLKNLILHRQTVSPYDMEQEYGLTGGNIFQGELTLEQLFMMRPAPGYAQYRMPLKNLYMCGSGAHPGGGIMGAPARLCVKEMLKDF from the coding sequence ATGGCAAAAACATACGATACAGTTGTGATTGGCGGCGGGCACAACGGTCTTATCGCCGCCGCGTACCTGGCGAAAGCGGGGAAATCGGTGCTGGTGCTCGAACGAAGGCACATCCTGGGCGGCGCCACCGTGACGGAGGAAGTTTATCCCGGCTTCAAATATACGACGTTGTCGTACGTGGTGAGCATGCTGCGGCCCGAGATAATCCGGGATCTGGAGCTTGCAAAATACGGCCTTCAGATTATCCCCCTGGCAAGCACCTTTACCCCGCTTCCGGACGGAAATTACTTCTGCATCTGGGACGAGGAGGAAAAGACCCTGGCGGAGGTCCGCCGCTTTTCCGGAAACGACGCGGACGCCTTTGCGGAATTCGACAGATTGATGACGCAGCTTGCGAGGTTTGTCAAGAATTTCCTTAACATGGTCCCCCCCGATCCGAGATCGTTTCGTCCGAGAGAGCTTCGCAAGTTCCTCGACCTCGGAAAGCGCTTTCAGGCGCTGGGCGACAATTCCTTCACCTTCGCCAAGCTCATGACCATGAGCGCCATGGAGTTCCTGGACATGTTCTTCGAAACGGATGTCATAAAGGCCCAGATGGCCACCGCCGGAATCATCGGCACGTGCCTCGGCATTCGCTCTCCCGGGACGGCCTACGTGCTCCTTCACCACTACATGGGGCAGGTCGACGGGGCCACCACGGCGTGGGGCATTCCCCGCGGAGGCACGGGAGCCGTGCCCGAATCCATCGCCGCGTCGGCCCGGAACCTGGGCGCCGAGATTCGCGTGGAGGCGCCCGTCGCGAAGATCCTGGTCAAGGGAGGCAAGGCGGCCGGCGTGGTGCTCGAGAGCGGCGAGGAGATTCGCGCGAAGACGGTCGCCACGAGCGTGGATCCGCATGTCACATTTATAAAATTGCTGGATTCCAAGCACGTGCCCGACGATTTCCTGGAATACATTCGAAGGTACAAGTACCGGGGCTCTTCGGGCAAGGTCAATATGGCGCTGGACGGTTTTCCGACGTTTACCGGCTTGCCGAAAGACATGCACCTGCGCGCGGCGGACATCTCGATATCTCCGAGCAGCGAGTTCCTGGAGCGCGCCTACGACGACGCCAAGTACGGGGAATTCTCCAAGGAGCCCTTCTGCGAGGTCTGTATCCCTACGACGGTGGATCCCACGATGGCGCCGCCCGGCAAGCACGTCATGTCCGTTTTCGTCCAATACGCCCCCTACGAGCTCAAGAAGGGCCTCAAATGGGACGAAAAATACCGCGAGGCGTTCGGCGACGCCGTGGTGAACGCCATCGCCAAGTACTCGCCCGACCTGAAAAACCTCATTCTGCACCGCCAGACCGTCTCCCCCTATGATATGGAGCAGGAGTACGGCCTCACGGGAGGCAACATCTTCCAGGGCGAGCTTACGCTGGAGCAGCTCTTCATGATGCGCCCCGCACCCGGCTATGCGCAGTATCGCATGCCGCTCAAGAACCTCTACATGTGCGGTTCCGGCGCCCACCCCGGAGGCGGCATCATGGGAGCCCCGGCGCGCCTGTGCGTGAAGGAAATGCTCAAGGATTTTTAG
- a CDS encoding NAD(P)/FAD-dependent oxidoreductase produces the protein MAKKYDAIIVGGGHNGLVAAAYLAKGGKKVLVLERRHLVGGCAVTDEIFPGFRYSVLAYVVSMMRPRIVRELKLEKYGYDIIPQTCSFTPLLNGDHIMLTEDDEQNYREISRFSKRDAEAFPKYQELLSDLAEFVHPILSMVPPDPTSRRPRDLLKFLDLGKRFWKLGKQSFSFAKLMSMSSLAFAEMFFESDVIKAQASCAGASGTFLGIRSPGTAYVLLHHFMGEVDEDVGVWGLPRGGMGTVSESIASSARSFGAEIRTEAPVSKILVKKGKAVGVVLEDGEEILSKTVASGVDPKLTFLKMVDPGDVPEEFLEDIRRINMRGCCGKVNLALDGLPDFTCMPGDGPHLRGSMMFAPSTEYLERAYDEAKYGWFSRRPMMEVVIPSLVDPSAAPPGKHVLSAAFMYASYDLKDSNWEEQREALGDAIVDTLCEHAPNIRDRIIHRQVITPWDLEQEFGLTEGNIFHGEITPDQLFMLRPVPGWAQYRMPVKNLYMCGSGVHPGGGIMGEPGRLAAQEMLKDWRSGALA, from the coding sequence ATGGCTAAAAAATACGACGCCATCATCGTGGGGGGAGGTCACAACGGCCTCGTGGCCGCCGCCTACCTGGCGAAGGGCGGGAAAAAGGTCCTGGTCCTCGAACGGAGGCACCTCGTGGGAGGGTGCGCGGTGACGGACGAGATTTTTCCCGGCTTCAGGTATTCCGTTTTGGCGTACGTGGTGAGCATGATGCGGCCCAGGATCGTCCGGGAGCTGAAGCTTGAAAAGTACGGCTACGACATCATCCCCCAGACCTGCAGCTTTACTCCGCTGCTGAACGGGGATCACATCATGCTCACGGAGGACGATGAGCAAAACTACAGGGAGATAAGCCGCTTTTCCAAGCGTGACGCCGAAGCCTTTCCGAAATACCAGGAGCTCCTGTCGGACCTTGCGGAGTTCGTCCATCCGATCCTTTCCATGGTTCCTCCCGATCCGACGTCGCGTCGTCCCCGCGATCTCCTCAAGTTCCTGGATCTCGGAAAGCGCTTCTGGAAGCTCGGAAAGCAATCCTTCTCCTTCGCCAAGCTCATGTCCATGAGCTCGCTCGCGTTTGCCGAGATGTTTTTCGAATCGGACGTTATTAAGGCCCAAGCGTCCTGCGCCGGAGCCAGCGGCACGTTCCTTGGCATCCGCTCTCCCGGGACGGCCTACGTGCTCCTTCACCACTTCATGGGGGAAGTAGACGAGGACGTCGGCGTGTGGGGCCTCCCACGCGGAGGCATGGGGACCGTGAGCGAGTCCATAGCCTCGTCGGCGAGGAGCTTCGGCGCCGAGATTCGCACGGAGGCGCCCGTCTCGAAGATTCTGGTCAAGAAGGGCAAGGCGGTCGGCGTGGTGCTGGAGGACGGCGAGGAGATTCTCTCGAAGACGGTCGCCTCGGGCGTGGACCCGAAGCTCACGTTCTTGAAGATGGTGGACCCCGGGGACGTGCCGGAGGAGTTTCTGGAAGACATTCGAAGGATCAACATGCGGGGCTGCTGCGGCAAGGTCAATCTGGCCCTGGACGGGCTTCCCGATTTCACCTGCATGCCGGGCGACGGCCCGCACCTGCGGGGGTCCATGATGTTTGCCCCGAGCACCGAGTACCTGGAGCGCGCCTACGACGAGGCCAAGTACGGGTGGTTCTCCCGGCGGCCCATGATGGAGGTCGTAATCCCTTCGCTGGTGGATCCCTCGGCGGCGCCGCCGGGCAAGCATGTGCTGTCCGCCGCCTTCATGTACGCTTCCTACGACCTCAAGGACAGCAACTGGGAAGAGCAGCGCGAGGCGCTGGGGGACGCGATTGTCGACACCCTGTGCGAGCACGCGCCCAACATTCGGGACCGCATTATTCACCGCCAGGTCATCACGCCGTGGGACCTGGAGCAGGAATTCGGCCTCACGGAGGGCAACATCTTCCATGGCGAGATTACCCCGGATCAACTCTTCATGCTTCGCCCCGTGCCCGGCTGGGCCCAGTACCGGATGCCTGTGAAGAATCTCTACATGTGCGGCTCCGGCGTCCATCCCGGGGGCGGCATCATGGGAGAGCCGGGGCGCCTGGCCGCCCAGGAGATGCTCAAGGACTGGCGAAGCGGCGCCCTCGCATAG